GCCGATGGACAGGCTGCTCTCGTAGATGCTGCGTAGCTGCTCTTTGCTGAGCAGGCAGTCGGCGCCCGGCACCTCGAAGTCGGGCTGCGGGATCTCCAGCTTGTCGAAATCGATGGGCACCAGCCAGATCTTCTTGGACCGCCGGCCAGGCCGCTCGCCCTCGAAACTGTCTTCCACCTTGACCACGGAGATGTCATCGGGCAGGCTGGAGGAGTCGTAGCAGTCATCCCGCGCGGCCTCGCCCTCGCTGCCCGCATCTAGCCCCAAGCCCTCGAGCTCATCATTGATGCGCTGGGCGCACTGCTGCagccaggcctcctcctcctgcatGTCGGGAAAGTAGATCTCTGTGTAGTTGCGGATGATCTGCAGCCTCTGCGGGTCCAGCTCCTGCCTGCCGCCGTCCCCGTAGCAGCTGTACTGCTCGCCCAGCTTCCGGTGGTCGAAGAGCTCGGGGAAGAGCCGGTGGAGAAGGAAGACGGCGAACTCCCCCGGCGAAGAGGCTTCATCCAGGAACTCAGTGAGGTCCTGTGTGTCCACCACGTGGTCCGAGGCGATGGTGCTGCTCCGGTCCAGGGACAGGGCTTCCTCCTGGTCTTTGTTGTCCAGGAAATGGCCCGAGTCCACCTGGTCGGCCTCAAAGAAGCCAGCGACCTGGCCGCTGGGCTGGCTGTCCTCCATTTCCCGCTGGGCCCAGAAGCGGCTGAAGAAGTCGTTCAGCTGGGGCAGGCACTCCGCCTGCCACACGGCCGTGTCCTTCACCGATGGGTAGTAGACCTCCACGTAGTTGCGgatgagctgcaggtgcagcgacTCCAGCTTCCGCTTGGCCGCAAAGCCGCAGGCGCTGCAGCCCCGGGAGAAGTCCACGTCGCTGAAGAGCTCGGGGAAGAGCTGCACCAGCAGGCGGCAGGCCAGGTCGCCGCCTGACAGGCTCTGGTCCACGATCTGCTTGAGCTCGGCCGCCGTGAGCTGGTACTCGGGGGGCGGCTGGAATTTGGCCACCATCTCCGTGGGGCTCACCTGCTTCTTGATGCGGCTCACCTCCAGGGACAGCAGGTCCACCTTGCTGTGCAGCTGCGACATGTTGGAGGAGAGCGTGTTGAGCATGTAGAACATCTTCTGGATGAGAAAGTAGATGTTGGGGTCGCCGTCGGTGGCCGCCGCGCCACCGCCACAGTCCCGCTTCTGTGGCTCATTCAGGAGCCGCAGTGGTGAGGGGCTGTTGCTGGGATTCGCCTTCTCAAAGAGCTCGTACGTGTTGAGCACGTCCCCAGGGGGAGGGTTCTTCTTCTCCATGATCTTGTGCGAGATGCCGTACAGAGGCTTCTTGTAGGAGGGCGTAGTCACGTCATTGCCCGGCTCCTCCTCGCCGGGCCACACCGAGCCCGAGTTCCTGCCCCTGCCCGCCTGCTCCCCGTTGCCCTGGCAGGGCGAGCTGTTCTCCCGGTTCCGCATGCCTGCTAGGAGCGCCTGGAAAACAAAAACTGTGTTAGGTGAGTGTTCTGATTTACAACACTAGACACTGGTCTGTGTCCTGCACAGACGGGCCAAGGTCAGGAACTTGTGAGAAAGTGCTTCCTGAGCCTGGGGAATCACTCTGCTGGTTCAGGAACACACCACTGATaccaacctgcatcccagcaccaAACCTGCTCTAATTCCTGAGAGGCTCAGGCTGGACCCCAAAGGCTTCCAATTCCTGTGGAGCATTAGTGCTGGACTTCCTGCCCACAGGGCCTGGCAGAAGACCAGGAACAGATGCTGGCAAAGCTGGGCAAGAGTCCTAAGAGGGCCAGGAGAGATACCTCAGGAACAGGAGGAGCTCCTGTGGCAGCTTGGCCATGGGCAGGCCACCTCATGGCCCTGACTGCTTTCAGACAGGGAGGATCCCTGCCTAGGGCACCTCCAGAAGGCAGCAGTCTGTTGTCCAGTTTGCAGCCTCTAGGGGAGCATGTGTCTCCACTCTGGACAGCTTCCAAGATGCACAGTGCTGAGCTTGGAAGAAATGGGGTTATGAGAGTGGCAGTCTACCACTGCCTGAAGTCATGTCTGAACTCAGGCTAGAAAAGGCCCAGAACTCCCCAAAGTCCGGGCGACTGTGGATTCCATAAAATGACAAGGCCTCCTGGTTTCCAAGTCTTGGTCTCCTAGTGGTCCAGTAGCCCATCTCAATCAAAGGAGAGTATTAAACCCCACATACTAAAGTACCCATTGCACGTAAAGTATTCACGCTTCCCTGATGCACCTAGAAAGGTATTTTATAGGTTCTATCCAGCGTTGCTCAACAGAGGATGGTGAGAGGATTAAACCCTACCAAAAATGATTTCAGGGATTATCTCAACTCACTCAAGGCTGGCACACTGCAGGTCCACCCCTAATGGACTCCCAAGGCATTAGTCTCCCCTAATCAGACTCCAAAGATACTCTTTAAAGACTTCAAAGCTTGAGTCCAAACTCCCTACCAGAAGGCACCTGACCAGACCATTTAGGATCATGGAGTTCTCACTGCTTTCATTAGTGATTTTCCCTACTGCCAGGCCTGGACAGTTTTAGAGGCTTATTTACATCTATATGGACAAGTGATTCTCAACACAAATTGAAAGGCAATTCAGTGGAGcaaggataatcttttcaacaaatgatgctgaaaaAACTGGATACATATAGgcaaagtaaaaaatgaaaggtttttatcctacatataacatacaaaaaCTAACTATAAGTGGATGGttgatgtaaaaataaatactgtcTTAAAACTCTaacacttctagaagaaaacctaAGAGCAATCCTTTATGACCTTGTTTTAGGCCAGTATTTCTCAGCTATACCACCACAAATATGATCCATGAGAGAACAAGCTGAtcaactggacttcatcaaaattgaaaacttctttagaagaatgaaaaacaagCTCAGGCTGGAAGAAAATAGTaccaaatcatttatctgataaagcaCTTGAACCCAGACTACATAAAGGACGCTCAAACTCAGTAACGACATACAACCCATCTAATGGTTTCAACAGCCTCTTCAAAGAggctgtataggagttcccttcgtgactcagctataatgaacctgactagtatccatgaggatgcaggttcgatccctggcctcactcagtgggttaaggatccagcattgccgtgagctgtggtatagatggcagacgtggcttggatctggtgttgatgtggctgtggcataggccggccacccctatcctgggaacttccatgtgctgcaggtgcgatcctaaaatacaaaaaaaaaaaaaaaaacaatgctatataaatggcaaataagcacataaaaagataattattaaaatgcacattaaaaccacactgagatacCAGACACCCTCTACTAGAATGGGTGTAATCCAAAAgacagacatggagttcccgtcatagctcagcggttagcgaacctgactagcatccatgaggacgcaggttcgatccatgggcctactaagtgggttaaggatctggcgttgccatgagctgtgtcgcagacgcagctcggatcccatgttgctgtggctgtggcataggctgggggctatagctccgattggaccccacgcctgggaacctccatatgtcggggctgcagccctaaaaagaccaaaaaaaaaaaaaaaagacaaacaatacagtgttggagaggatgtgaaggaactggaactctcatatgctgctGGGGTGGATATAAAATGGTATGACCACTTTGGACAACAGttgattattatttaaaagaaattaactaTATAGGAGACCATGTGATCCAGGCCTTCTTTCCCTAGGTATTTATTTACCAAGGAAAAGGGAAAGCACATGATCACACAAAGATTTGTATGCAGATGTTCATGGCAGCTCTGTTTGTAAATAGCCGCAAACTAGAAAAAACCCAGACTTTTATCACCAAGTCTAGAGACAGACTCTGCTGTACTCATACAACAGAACAATACTCAGCAACTGAGCTGATAAACGTGGTGCTCgtgatgaatctcaaaataattacactgactgaaagaagccagactaaCAAAAGAGGCCTGTAAGATTCCATtcacataaaattctagaaaagcaAATTCATctttagagacagaaagcaggggAGTGGTTacctgggggtggtgggaggaggcAAAGGACACAAGGAAACTTTCCTGATACCAGGTGACAGGTatgtttctcatctttttctttttttgtctttttagggcctcaccctggcctatggagattccccagctaggggttgaattggagctgcagctgctggcctacaccgcagccacagcaatgcaggatccgagctgcatctgcgacctacaccacagctcacggcaacgctggatccttaacccactgagcaaggccagggatcaaactcgcccatcctcatggatactagtctggttcattaaccactgagctacaacgggaactccgtaggTTTCCCATCTTGATTGTGGCCTGGTTTCACTGGTATACACATGTTGACACCTGTCAAATGGGACACTTTAAATATGTGTCATTCATTGTATCTCAGTCATAACTCTGTTTTTGACAAATGTTGAATTTGACCCCCAAATGTACTGGAATATATTTTTGAGGGTCTAATTAAGCAGAAGAGCTAATTGGTGAGCACTGGTGGGTGTCAGGGGAGCAGGCAGAGTTGAAGCACGAAGCACGTGCTTCTGCAGACAGGCATGTGCCTCAGGCAACTAGAAAATGGACAAGAACAAAGTGCATCCTCAGGGCGCTTCCCCACCTGGAGGGAAAATACGGCTGGCGTGGCCTGGCCGAGCCCAGTGCGCCTGCAAGTCTAATATCCACAGGGATCACCTGAGGGCTAGTTAGAATACAGATGCTGATTCctgactctgcatttctaactagCTGTTGGGCCTCTCTGGGTGGCCCAGGCCCAGAAGACAGTATCTGCCCTCAGTTTATCTCATCCATGCAAATCAGTGTCTTCTATAAGCATTTCGATAACTAATACCAGCACAACACAAGGACATGAgatgctcttttctttccttttctttctttcttttttttttttttttgtctttttgcctcttctaggaccgcactcgtggcatatggaggttcccaggctaggggtctaatcggagctgtagccactggcctacgccacagccacagcaatgcaggatctgagccatgtctgcaacctacaccacaattcacggcaacaccggatccttaacccactgagcaaggccaggaatcgaacccacaacctcatggttcctagtcggattcgttagccactgagccacgacgggaactcctgagatgctCTTTtcctgcagccaaaaaaatatataaggaacagAGACAATCTCAGGGGGCTGGAGTTACAAGGCAGGTGAGTAATATGTAGGCCTGGAGCGGGGAAGAGACCATGAGGCCACATAAATATATCAAACTTTGACCCTTCTGAACCTCCCACATGTTATCGTTTATTTAAACTGATGAATTACTTCCTGGACTCTTAGATAACAGAATCGTCAGACTCATGTCAGAcaaagttattttttctcttgcATCTCTGTGGACAACGACCCATGCAAAAGAAGAGCTACCTCACTCTCTCAGGAGCCTGAAGGCAAAGGAATCCTTTTAAGTGTCTTAGTTATCCCACAGAGGTAGCCAGTACTGTCTTCAGGGTTTGTCTCTATAAGCTGATGCAGGGATCAGAGGTCCCTggcccttctcccctctcctcctgctaCTAAACTTCTCAAGAGCAGAGCAGAGGACCAGGGGCATGCCGGGCTGGGGGGAACCTGCcacctgccccctctccctcaTGGTGTCTCCTCACTCCTCACCAAGCTGTCCCCATCCTCATCACTTTGCATGATGGTTGCATGGTGGGACCAGGTACTGCCCAAGTGCATCCCCAGTGTTTTGCAAAGTGCCTGGGACACAGAAGAGCTCAATGAATGTTCGTTAAGCAGGGCAAGGTGTCTATCAGTCTAACATATATGCTTAAGAaaaagaagctggagttccctggtggctaagggTTTGGCCCTGGCCCATGAAactctgcatgctgcaggagggagggaggaagaaaggaaggggctgCTGTTCAGAAAGGCCACTACCTTCAGGAATAACATGACTGCAGGGAGGTATAAAGGCATGGATAGTGCCTCTGTGTGACCTTTCCTGCCTCGGCTTCCTGCGTGTAACTCAGGGATGTGTAATGGTACCTGTCTTAGGGCACCCCAGGTAGCTATGAGGACCTAATGAGATAGTGTGGATGAAACGCTGAGGCTGTGTCTGAATCACAGTAAGTGCCTGCTAAATATTTACTGTTACAGTATTGATTATTATTAAACAATGCTCTTCCCAAGCCAGACCAGTGACAATGCTAGGAGCCTTTTATTGAACTAGCTGTAATGATTACTTTCAACCAGGAAACAAGAGGACTTTCCTCCAGCACGGCAGGCTAAGGCAGGCTAAGGCACTCACGGAAGGCATTCTTTGAGGGCTGTTTGCCCTaaaggctggggctgggaggagtaCAGGAAGGACAACTGAGCTGAAGGTGGGGTTTCaagctcttttcatttctttcacttctGCGATCTGGCGGGAAGCagaggataatttttaaaaggaaggaaggaaagaaaaaaagaagccacgTACACACACCTCAGAAACTTGGGGAATGGAAGGGACGGAGAGGTTGAAAGCCTTTACCCCTGACGCAGCATGTTTGGAACCATGGATCATCACGTGACTCATTGGTAAACGATAACCCTGATTTGATGGGTCAAGCCCAGCATataagaaagagggagggaagaaggaaataggagagacaggaaggaaggaaaaataaggaaacagaacagaaaatattaGAAAGCATTGCACACAGTAAAGTAAATTTGAGTTGTTTCTCTGTGTCTATGTATTTACATACAAATCCATACACATTAACTGTATGTCTCCATAAAGAGGATTTATAACAGTATCACTGCTGAAAAGCATTACCCTAATGAATTCAAATTGTCTTACTTGCTAATTCCTATAGACTCTAAATTAGATTTTTAGCAACTTACTCACCATTAAATTCTATTACACCAAAATCATTTTGGAGGTCCCAGATCGTGAAAGTTTCATGAGGTTTTTACCAGTATAGAGAAATGTGAGTATGTAATGCTAATCATGAAAACAAtcataattgcaaaaaaaaaaaaccataattgcATCACAACTGACTTTAGAAAAGGGGCAAAGCAAGGGCTTTGTAACAAGTGCTTCcactaatacatttaaaatgggagttcccatcatggtgcagcagaaaggaatgtgactagcatccatgaggatgagggttcaattcctggcctcgctcggtgtgttaaggatccggcgttgctgtggtgcagactgcagaCGTgattcagatcccgcattgctgtggctctggtgtaagccggcagctgttgctctgactggacccctatactgggaacctccatatgccacaggagtggccctaaaaagcaaaataaataaataaataaaataaataaaataaaataaagattccgTGCAGAAAGAGATCACCAGAAACGTACACGCCATGCAGTCATCGTACCTGTTCTGGGGGAACCTGCTCTCATTAGCCCCCAGTGTAGGAAATAAGCACAGGGACA
The nucleotide sequence above comes from Phacochoerus africanus isolate WHEZ1 chromosome 2, ROS_Pafr_v1, whole genome shotgun sequence. Encoded proteins:
- the BEND3 gene encoding BEN domain-containing protein 3; this encodes MNATEFSEDVEEVLKNNTVKVETEAEDAALDCSVNSRSSEKHPLDGVFTALQDSSKRKQPGGSGDGPPDPVPSVKRRRLIPEALLAGMRNRENSSPCQGNGEQAGRGRNSGSVWPGEEEPGNDVTTPSYKKPLYGISHKIMEKKNPPPGDVLNTYELFEKANPSNSPSPLRLLNEPQKRDCGGGAAATDGDPNIYFLIQKMFYMLNTLSSNMSQLHSKVDLLSLEVSRIKKQVSPTEMVAKFQPPPEYQLTAAELKQIVDQSLSGGDLACRLLVQLFPELFSDVDFSRGCSACGFAAKRKLESLHLQLIRNYVEVYYPSVKDTAVWQAECLPQLNDFFSRFWAQREMEDSQPSGQVAGFFEADQVDSGHFLDNKDQEEALSLDRSSTIASDHVVDTQDLTEFLDEASSPGEFAVFLLHRLFPELFDHRKLGEQYSCYGDGGRQELDPQRLQIIRNYTEIYFPDMQEEEAWLQQCAQRINDELEGLGLDAGSEGEAARDDCYDSSSLPDDISVVKVEDSFEGERPGRRSKKIWLVPIDFDKLEIPQPDFEVPGADCLLSKEQLRSIYESSLSIGNFASRLLVHLFPELFTHENLRKQYNCSGSLGKKQLDPSRIKLIRHYVQLLYPRAKNDRVWTLEFVGKLDERCRRRDTEQRRSYQQQRKVHVPGPECRDLASYAINPERFREEFEGPPLPPERSSKDFCKIPLDELVVPSPDFPVPSPYLLSDKEVREIVQQSLSVGNFAARLLVRLFPELFTAENLRLQYNHSGACNKKQLDPTRLRLIRHYVEAVYPVEKMEEVWHYECIPSIDERCRRPNRKKCDILKKAKKVEK